The Deefgea tanakiae DNA segment CCAAAGCGGATGCTGAAGCGACTCAAGACGCATGGGATCAGGACGAAAATTAAATCTTGCTGAGTCGCAATCCGTGCCATCCTGAAGGGTAATGGCTGTGGTTGGAGTGCTTGATATTCTTTAGTTGTTTAGATGGGTATATTGATATAAGCATTGTTTAATAAGTGCTTTAGAAATATACCCATTCATTTTTTCCTTGCTGCTTTCTGATCAGGAAAAGCATTGATATCGCGATAGTGGTCACTTTCGGTTTGGTGGACAGCATAGGGATACAGCACCATCACGCGTTTGACGTATTGCCGCGTTTCTGGATAGGGTGGAATGCCGCGATAGCGATCCACTTTGCCTTCGCCAGCGTTATAACTGGCCGCCACCAGCGCGACATTGCCTTGGTAACGATCGAGTAACCAGCGTAAATAGCGCACGCCACCTTTCACATTCTGACTGACATTAAACACATCTTTGACATTAAAACGCTCGGCCGTATCGGGTATCAGTTGCATCACGCCCATCGCAGATTTTGGAGAGATCGCATGCGCGTTCAAGCCTGATTCCACTTTGGCAATGCTAAGTGCAAAATTCGGATCAACGCCATGCCATGCGGCGACTTTGGTGATGATTTTGGCAACCATTTTTTGATTCGCATTAAACAGCTTGATATCAATCGGTGGCGGCAGTGGTGCGGGGGCTGGGTTGGTATTGGATTCCACGCAGGCGGGCAAACGATGGGCGCTGATGCGGATGGTTTCGAGCATTTTCTGTGATTCATAATGGCCTTGCTCGGCAGCGACTGAAAACAAAGTGGCGGCCGCTGCGCGATCTTCTGGTACGCCTAGGCCAAACGCGTACAGCATCGCAAGGCGATACTGTGCTTCGGTAACGCCGTGTCTTGCTGCTTGGCAATATAAAACTGCCGCAGTCCATGGATTGCGGGCTTCTTGCTTGGCTGCGCTGGCGAGTTGCGCAGTCCATTGCGCGCTGTGATCCGCATTTGTAGGCATGGCGCCAAGGCTGAGTGTGGCAGTGAACAATTCAACGAGCATGGCGGTTTTCCTAATGGCTGAGCAGCCATTTTCAGCATAGGCTCAATTAGCAAAATGCAGATAATTGGCCTGATTAATGGCTGCTCACTCAAGGAGCTTGAATGACGATCCACGTTCGATTGATGCCAGTGAAGCATGAAATGCAAATCGGGATTTTGGCCTTGTCAGCGCCAGAGCGGATCAACGCACAAAATTTGAGCATGGTGCGGCAGATGGTGCAGGCTTTGCAGCAATGGCATGCGCGAGAGGATGTGGTCGCCGTTGTATTGATAGGGGCAGGAGAGAGAGGCTTTTGCGCTGGCGGTGATCTAAAAGCACTGTATGAAGCGATGACAGAGCCAGATCAAATCGCGCAGGGCGATGCTTTTTTTGCCGAAGAATACGCGCTATGCCAAATGATTCGTGAGTATCCTAAGCCAGTGTTGGCGTGGGGACATGGCATTGTGATGGGCGGAGGTTGGGGATTATTTTCGGCGGCAAGTCATCGGGTGGTGACAGAATCGAGCAAATTGGCGATGCCAGAAACGGCGATTGGTTTATTTCCTGATGTGGCGGCGAGTCGTTGGTTGTCTGAGTTGGCGGGGTATGGGCAATTTTTGGCGCTGTCCGGGGCTGCGATCAATGCGGCCGACGCGCTGCTCACTGGCGCTGCGCAATGGGCCTTGCCCGATGCCACGCGGCATGGTGTGCTTGCAGGATTAGCCGCTTTACCTTGGCTGGGAAACAGTAGCGATGCTGAGCTATTGAGCGATTTTTTAGCGCAGGCGTCGGCGCCACTGGCTGCTTCTTCGCATTTGGCTGCGCATGAAGACGTGTTACAGGATGACAACGGGGGTAGCGTTCAGGAGCGCTGTATACAATTACGTGCTCTGACTCTGTCGAGCGACCCTTGGTTGGCGCACGCTGGCGAGCGGATTCATAAAGCGTCGCCGACTTCACTCTGGCTGGCGTGGACGTTACAGCAGCACTGTAAAACGCTGAGTTTTCCTGAGACGGTGCAACTGGAAACGCAAGTTAGCGCGGCGTGTTTACGCTATGGCGACTTTCGTGCGGGCATTTATGCGACGCTGATTGATCGCAACAGTACACCGCGTTGGCAGCAGACGGATCTCATGCGATTGGATCACGGAAAACTGACATCAGCTTTTCCAATGTTTTTTAACTGAATTTTATTGAAAGCAGGAAACTTTTTTGCTTTGATACTCTCATAGCTGGTGATACAGTACGACCACGAATCATACAGGGAGGTTCATGATGCAATCGTTTAACCAATTTAATCAAAATTCAGTCGCATACAATAGCGGCGCACTGGCTGCAGAACGCAACCAAGTTTTACGCAATACCTACTTCTTGTTGGCTTTAACGATGTTGCCAACGGCAGCGGGCGCATTGCTCGGTATGTCGCTCAATTTCCGCGTGAGCGGTTTTATGGGTTTTGGCTTGTTTATGCTGGTGAGTTTCGGCGCGTTTTACGCGATTGAGAAAACCAAAGAAAGCAGTGCTGGCGTGTTTTTGCTCTTGGGTTACACCGGCTTTATGGGCCTGTGGCTCAGCCAAATCTTGCAATCGGCTATGAAGTTTAGCAATGGCGCAGAAATGATCGGTATGGCTGCGATTGGTACTGCGGCGATTTTCTTCACGCTAGCGACCATCGCAACGGTAACGAAAAAAGACTTTTCCTTTATGGGTAAATTCTTGTTTATCGGTTTGGTGATTGCATTGCTGGCTGCGGTAGCGAATATTTTCTTCGCGATCCCAGCGCTTTCACTCGCAATCTCTGCAGTGATCTTGATGATTTGCTCTGCCTACATCTTGTACGATGTAAGTCGTATCGTGAACGGTGGTGAAACCAATTACATCAGCGCGACATTGAGTTTGTACCTCAATATCTACAATGTATTTGTGAGCTTGCTCCACATCATCATGGCCTTTACCGGTAATAGCCGCGATTAAGCTATTAGTTCGATTTGAATAAAAACGCCACCGATTACGGTGGCGTTTTTTATTGTTGGCGCGTACTTGAGCATCGAGGGAAATGGGTCGGAAGTGCGACTAAAGTGAGTTTTCCCCAGATGAGGAATAGCATTTCATCTCGATGGATGTGTCGTGGTATATCTCATACAGTATGCTTAGCTATGCATTTATAGTATTTATCTAGCGGGATATACTTCTCGTATTACTTAAAAATGCTGATCATTTAAGATCACTGAGGAGACTGTTATGAGCACCAAATTTTCAACTTGTCTAGCTGCACTCGCATTACCCTGTTTGTTGTCACCAACGACAGCACTGGCCACCGAAAAACTGATTTCTTATCTGCCCACTTGGCGCGATGCGGGGGTGGTCGCCAAAGTCGGGCCGCAACTCGCTCAGCTCGACGTTGGTATCTTGTCGTTTATTGAAGTCAGCCCAGATGGCAATGCGTTTATTCCCGCGGCGACAAAGGCAGGTGCTGACTTATGGAAGGCGCAGTTTGCCAAAGCCAAAAAAGTGAACCCAGATTTTAATTGTATGTGGGCGATTGGTGGTTGGACTGGCTCGCGCAATATCGCCAAAGTGGCGCGCACCGAAGCAGGGCGTAATAAGTTGGTTCAATCCGCAATTGGCATTATGCGCGATTCGCAATGCGTGGGTTTGGACTTAGATTGGGAGCATCCAGTCACTGGCGGCGATTACGCGGCGGACGCGTCACCAGCCGATTTTCAAAACTGGGTGAGCCTGTTGCGTGATTTGCGCAAGGGCTTAGATGCGGCAGGCAAGGCAGATAAAAAAACGTATTTCTTGACTGTTGCCGTGCCCGCCAATAACGGAGGCTGGGTGATGGGCGGGTATGACATGAAGTCAGCGCTGCCACTGCTCGACTGGGTGAATTTGATGGCATATGACCGTGCTGGCGGTTGGAGTAAAACATCGACCTTGCAAGCCAGCTTGCACGCTGTTCCCGGTGATCCCGATGGTAATGTGCTCTCGACGAGCAAGGCGGTTGAGTACTTCATTGCCCAAGGCGCAAAACCCGCTCAGCTGGTGCTGGGCGTGCCGTTTTATGTGCGTGGCTTGGGTGGCGTAGCCGCTGGCGAAAAAGGCGATGGTTTAGTTCAGCCGATGTCGGGGCCCGGCTTAAAAGACGAAGCTGAGCAGGGCGTGGCAACGTGGGGCGATTTCCAAACGCGTTATGCTAAAGCGAGTGGCTGGAAAGCGTATCGGAGCAAAGAAGCAGGTAACGCGCCGTATATGTACCACGCGGGTAAAAAAGAACTACTCACTTATGACGATCCGATTTCTTTGGCCGAAAAAGTGAAATTTGTGAAAGCCAATAAACTCGGTGGCGTGATGATTTGGGAGATCACTCAGGACGATGCCGATTTCACTTTACTCAATAGCTTGAGCCAAAATTTGAAGGGCAAGAAATAACAGTTTTCCTTCGGTGTATACATTTGGGCGCTTTGAGCGCCCATTTTTATGGCTGTCAGCTTTTGGATTGACGCTAGTCAGAATTAATTTATTCCAATACGATGTGGGGATGACTTCATCGACTGCTACTTTTGGGCAAGCCTTTAAAATCGGCGCTCTAGAAACCTTACCGCTGCAAATGGGCGTTGCGCCGTTTGCTTTGATTTTTGGCACGCTCGCCGGGCCTGCGGGCTTGCCGCCTTGGGCCGCGTTGGCGATGTCGGTGCTGGTCTATGCGGGATCGAGCCAATTTCTGGCGCTCAGTTTGCTTGCGGCGGGTGCGGCGCTACCCGTGATTATTTTCACCACGCTGATTGTCAATCTGCGCCACGCGCTGTACAGCGCCACCTTGCAATTACCGTTTTCGCATCAGCCATTTCTACGCCGCGCAGCCTTGGCTTTTTTCCTGACCGACGAGACTTTTGCCGTGGTACAAAGCGCCGCCAGCCAGCAGATTGCGCCGCTCGATGCGGTGATGTTCGGATCTGGACTGGTCAATTACACGACTTGGGTCAGTTTTACCGCGCTTGGCATTGTGCTCGGGCAGAATATTCCAGAGTTGCAACATTGGGGCTTGGAGTTTGCAATGGTGGCGACGTTTACCGGAATTGTGGTGCCATTATTGGTGACGCGTGCGCAAGTTATTTGTGCGGTGGTCGCAGGCGCTACAGCACTGCTGGCGCATGCTTTACCGTATAAATTGGGTTTGCTTTTGGCTGTGTTATTTGGCGTATCGGCTGCTATGCATTTTAGGGAAAAGGCTTGATGGATATACTATATGCATTGCTTTTATTGCTTGGCATGGCTGTGGTGACCTATGGTTTGCGGGTATCATTTTTTCTGCCCGGTGTCGGCGAGCGTTTCCCGCCCAAACTGCGCCAAGCCGCAGCTTATGTGCCCGTCGCGGTATTAACGGCGATTATCGTGCCGGAGATTTTCATCCCACGCAACGAATGGCAATGGCTCAGCCCGCAACTTGCCGGAGCGATTGCGACAGGCCTGATTGTCTGGCGCAGCAAAAAACTGATGCTCGGGATTGCTGTGGGAATGGCGGTGTATTATTTATTTAGATTGTTGACCCTAAATTTTTAATTCTATAAATCCGTCGGCACTTGCGGCATAAATGCACCACTGCCGATAATTCCCCATGCCATCCAGCCAGCAATCAACACATAAATAATTCGGGGTAGCCATGCTGCGAATTGTGTGGCGGTATGTTCTAGATCAGCGCTGAGATTTGCCGCGTAGCGTTGTAACATTTCGGGTAATGTTCCGCTGGTCTCGCCAGTTTTGACCATTGCGATTAGTGTTGCATCCGCCAGCCATGGCACAAAGCTGAGTGCTTCGGTAAGGCTTTGCCCACGTTGTAATTGCCGCAGTAGTGGCTTGCATTGTGTTTCTAGATAGGCGCTGTGGATTGTCGATTGCGCGATGGGGATTGCTTCAAACATCGATACGCCCGCGTGTAGTAGTAGCGCGAGGCTATCAACAAAATCACGTTGTTTGCTGCGCAAATACCAAGCACCAAAGACAGGGGTTTGCAATAGTACTCTTGTGATGTCAGAGGATGTATCGGTCTCAATGCTTTTGAATATGATGTTTCCAAGCAGATACATTGCAGCAATAGCAGCAAGTGGCATTATGATGCCCAATAAATAGCCGCCAGCACTGAGGGTGCCCATGATGAGTGCAGGTAATGGATTGATCAATAATCCGAGTACCAACATCAGCGCGGGTAGAGCCAATTTGGCACGAATTTGTTTACTTAAACGTGCGTGCAGCGCGGCTTGCTCTGCTAAACGTGTATAGGTAGCGGCTGGGCTACCGGCTTGGCAAGCGGCGGCAATCAGCGCGGTTTCGAGTGAGTTAAAAATTCCAGCTTGTGCGCCAGCTTGCGCAATGGTTTTTCCACGCGTGAGTGCTTTGCGCATGGATTCTAAATGAGGCTGGTAACACGCCGGCAAGTTGATGGTGGCCAATGCATGACCCGTTGCTAATCCCGCGCGTTCTAAGGCCGCTAACTGCGAAAAGAGTTCGGCGCGGACTTGCCAAGGAAGAGTGGATTTGCTTTTCATGGACTGAAGTATTGCCGATCTGCGGCGTAAAGGCGAGGGTGGCGGTTGACAATGCATCGTCATTCAGTTGCAATACGGTTTGAACGACAAGAGAGGCGCCTTGCCCAAGTAGTATTGCTGAGGAAATCATGTTCCGACGAAGCAATACGAGGGGGAGCAAGGCCGAAGTGTTGACGGACGTGATTTCCGTGAACGCTGGTTGCAGAGGCTAAATCCTCTGGACTGTCAGTTGCTTATGCAACTGGAGTGCTCTGGGTCATGACTCTTCTTGGCATGCATTGTGCAGCCGCGTTATGACCGCACTTTTCCTCTCTCCAATCGTCTTTTAAATTGGAGAACATCATGACTTCTGTACTAGCCCCTCAAAATACCACCTTGTGGACTGCGATTATTACGCCGATGTTGGCTGACGGCGCAATCGACTTCGCCACCTTTACTGAGTTGCTACGTGAGCAAAAATCCGCTGGCAATGGCGTGGTGTTGCTTGGCTCAACCGGTGAAGGTAGCAATCTCAGCGTTGCCGAGCGCCAAGCGGTGGTTGAACACGCCTGTAGTTTGAATTTATTAATTCCGTTGATGGTCGGCGTGGGCGGCTTGGATTTACCGAGTCAGCTCGAATGGCTGGCTTTCTGTGAAACGCAGCCCGTGTCGAGTTATTTATTGGTCACGCCGATTTACGCCAAACCGGGCGCCAATGGTCAACGCCGCTGGTTTGAAGCATTGCTCAACGCGGTCAGCAAACCTTGTATGTTGTACAACATCCCATCGCGTGCTGGTGTGCCATTAGCGGAAGGCGCGATTGTTGGTTTGCTCGGTCATGCGAATTTTTGGGCGGTTAAAGAATCGGGCGGCAACGCGGCGCGATTTGCTGAGTTGAAAGCAGCGTATCCACAAATTGCGTGGTATTCGGGTGACGATGTGTTGTTTGCTGAGCACGCAGCCTTGGGTGCGGCGGGTTTGGTTTCGGTGGCCAGTAATGTGTGGCCGCAGCAAGTGGCGCGCTGGGTTAAGCAAGGTTTGGCCGGTGAAGCGATTGGCGATGCACTTCGCTTGGCATCGGAAACGCTGTTCATCGCACCAAGCCCGATTCCGACTAAAGCAATTTTGCATTACCAAGGTCGCATTGCATCGAACGAATTACGTTTGCCACTGTGCGCTGAAGATTTGCCATCTTTAGCGCCGATCTTGGCGAAAGATCAGCAACTTGCTGCGCTGGTCTAATTGATTACTAGTAGGTATTTATGTCTAGGCTTTATTTTATAAGGGCTGGATGGCAATACATTTCTAAGAGGTTGGGGTTAACTTCCAATTTTTGAGTCTAATGGTCTCAAAGCTCGATGCTTTTACCACCACTGCTTTTTATAGAAGCGCTCGCCATTGCTGATGATATAAGCCATCGCTAAAAATGGCGACCATAATAGAAGATGAATTAGCGCAGTTATCAATGGCGATAAGTGAACAAAGATATACTGCAAAGAATCGGTATTTCTTGCGTCTGGTGATGGGAAAAAATAGGCCGAAATTAAAAAGCAGATAAAAGTGAGGCAAAGTTCGGCGGGAATTCTAGACCAATTCAGTTTCCGAATTAAGCCCGCGGCAATTAAAAGAGGAATAACGATTAAAAATAAGCGCAATATTGACACTGATGAATTGGGTAGTGAGATGGCAACACGAAGTCCAAGTAGCAGGCACAATATCGCGCTTACAATTCGAATGGCACGGAATAAGTTGGGTTCAGACATATGATTTGCTTGTCGAATGAGTGATGTTGTTAGGCATAAGTAGTAGTGTTTTAGATGATAATTAGATATTTCCACCAAGCCATACGTTTTCCAGACAAAAATAAACCCGCTCGAAAGCGGGTTTATTTGATTTGGAGCTAATTAAACCGCAGTTTCGTCGAGTTCTGGAATCGCGATTTGGTTATCGGTACTGAATTGATAGTCTTTGAACACGTGTTCGGCTGTCAATAACTGGTAACGGCCGTCTGGCAATACATTGGTGGTGTCTTTCAAGCGATAGGTGTAATGCCCACAAGTCCAGCAATCAAAGTTGCGCATGTGCGTGCACAGACAGGTTTTGTCATACACATGAATCTCAGAAATCTTTTTCGCAGTTGGATTTTCTTCGATGACTTTATTGTACGCATTGATATACGCGCAGCCGCCATTGGCATCGAGCAAGTAGCCGTAGGCTTCGCAGTTCGGGCGAATGCCTGAGCCAATCGCTGGCGTGTTTTTCATCATGCGCATCGGGTAGCCCGTTGGCGAAATTTGATTCACTTCGATGATGTCTTCAGAAGCTTTGTAATATTCTTGCTTCACATCATCCGGCAAGCCACATTCTTTCGTCACGGTAAAGCGCGTTGCAACTTGTACACCGCCGCAGCCCATTTCTAAGTATTGAACAGCATCCGATCCCGTAAATACGCCACCCGCAGCGATCACCGGCATATTGTCGTAGCCTTGCTCTTTGATCCACGCGATGACTTCGGCCACGATGTCTTCGAGTTTGAAATCGGCCCAGTCCATGCCAAAACCCAAATGACCGCCTGCGAGCGGGCCTTCAACGACCACATAATCAGGTAGGCGATTGCTACGCGCCGATTTTTTGATGAACAACTGCAAAGCACGAACCGATGAAACGATGATGCCCAGCTTGGCTTCATGAAAACGTGGATGATCTTGAATCAGTGCAAACGAACCCAAGTGCAGACCCGCAGCCAGGGTAATGCCGTCGATACCTGCATCGAGTGCTGCGTTCATGCGAACGCGGATGGTTTCTTTCGGGCCATTCATCGTCAACTTTTCCATGCAGTTGATGAAGATCAGACCGTTGCCTTGCTTGCGTTTCATCGTTGCTTCAACGTGCAGGCGCGTTGCTTCTTCAAGCTGTTTTAGGTCGAACTGCACCACGGCTTTGTCAGAATTGGCGACGTTGAATTTGTATTGCTTGAGCTTGTCTTTGACGTGTTTGGTGTTGTAACGGCGATCGGTAACGGTATTAATCATCGCATCGGAAATATGGCCAATGCCGCCCAAGCGGCAGGCTTCCAGTGCCAAATCGGCGGTGGAAATATCTACGCCCATGCCACCGATCATGATAGGCACGTATTCTGCTGCATCACTTGCTGTAGAAAACTTCAAACGAAAATCATCAACACGCTTCATTAGATCAATCCATTCATAAATCCGGTTTTAGCGGACTTAATGATTAGTAAATTTTTGAATGCCGAATGATAACTTGGAATAGGGGGGTTTGGCTCGTGTCAATGATGACAATAAGCAATAAAATGCCGCAGCAGCCGGGTGAATTTCACCATGACTTTCAATTTACTCACTAAAAGAGACCACTTTATTTCTTTTGAGGTAAGCCTTGCCGAGTATTTCGCAGCGCCAGCTAAATCAATTTAGAATGGCGGCAACGATTTATGTGGATGAATTCATGAGTGAGCCTAGCCTGTTTCAAGAGTTAGCCGCTGATTTGGCCGAGCGGAAAGCCAATCACTTGTACCGAACACGGCGGGTATTAGATTCGCCGCAAGGCGCGCGCGTTACGGTGGATGGGCGCGAATTACTCAATTTTTGCAGCAACGATTATTTGGGTTTGGCCAATCATCCAAGTGTCGTCGCCGCTGCGCAGGCGGGCGCAGTGCGCTGGGGCGTCGGCAGTGGCGCTTCGCATTTGGTCGCAGGGCATTTTGCCATCGAGCAAGCGCTTGAAGATCGCCTCGCGGCGTGGGCGGGAAAACCCGCGGCGATCACCTTATCGACGGGCTATATGGCTAATTTGGCGGTGGTAACGGGTTTAGTCGGTCGCGGTGACGCGGTCTTTGCCGATAAAACCAATCACGCCTCGCTCAATGATGCGATGGCTTTGTCGCGCGCCGACGTCAAACGCTTTGCCCATAGCGATGTGGCCGCGCTGGAACGTTTGCTCGCAGCGAGTACAGCCAAACGCAAAATGATTATCGTCGACGCCGTATTTAGCATGGACGGCGACATCGCGCCGCTGGCGGAAATGCTCGCACTGGCCGAATCGTATGATGCGCTGCTGTACATCGACGATGCGCATGGTTTTGGCGTGCTGGGCGACGGGCGTGGCACTTTGGCCGAGTTAGGTTTATCGTCACCTCGTATTATCTATATGGCGACTTTGGGAAAAGCGGCGGGCGTTGCAGGGGCGTATATTGCTGCAGAGCAAGTGGTCATTGACTATCTGATTAATACTGCCAAGCCATATATCTATACCACTGCTGCACCACCCATGATTGCTGCAGCGATGCACGCGAGTTTGGACGTGATTGAGTCGGACAGCGCACGGCGCGACACTTTGCATCGCCATATTGCGTATTTCCGCGATTCGTTGGCAGGTACTTGCGCATTGCTACCTTCACGCACGGCGATTCAGCCGATCTTGTTGCCCGATGTCGCCACTGCCGTCGCCGTCTCGCAAGCACTCTTTGACGCCGGATTCTGGGTCGCCGCGATTCGCCCACCGACCGTGCCGACACCACGCCTGCGGGTGGTGCTCAATGCGGCACATACCGATGAGGAAGTCGCAGCACTGTGCAAGATGCTGCAGCGGATTTTGAGTGCTTAAATAGGTATATTACTGCAGACATTAATCAATAATGCCTAGAAGGCAATACATCGATAAGGTTAAATATGAAAACTTTGAATGTCATTGGCCCCGGTCGCTTGGGGCAAAGTTTGGCACGCTTGGCGGTGGATTCTGGGCAATACCAAATCGGTGGCGTGTTGGCGCGCTCTGAACAATCGGCCGCCAAGGCGCTGGCTTTTATTGGTGCGGGGCAAGTGTGTTTGCAACTGGCTGATTTGCCGCCTGCAGATTTGTGGTTGCTGGCCGTTCCCGATTCATCGATTGCAGCGGTGGCGGTGGAGTTGGCGGCGGCGCAGGTGGTGAAGACAGGTGATGTGGTGTTTCACGCCAGCGGGGCGCTAGAGGCGAATATCCTTGCGCCGCTGCAAGCGCAAGGCGCATTGATTGCCAGCCTGCATCCAGCATTTTCCTTTGCCGATCCCGCGCGTGCGGTGTTGACGTTTTTTGGTACGCCGTGCGCGATTGAGGGCAATGCCGCTGCTTGCAAACTACTCAATCAATTTGCCCAAGCGATTGGCGGCGTGCCGTTTGCCTTGGCCGAAGGTGGTAAAGGCGCTTATCACGCAGCGCTGTCGATGGCAGCAAACTATCTTGTGACGCTTGCTGATCTCTCGCTGAAAACTGCACATCAGGCAGGTATTGCCCCGGAGATGGCTAATAGCTTGGTATTGGGGCTGATGCAGCAGACTTTGCATAATATCCAAGCGCTTGGCCCTGCTGTGGCGTTGACGGGGCCGATTGTGCGCGGTGATGCGGGAACGGTTCAGCGGCACTTGGAAGTAGTCGGGGAAAATCAACAGGCACCATATCGTGTTATGGGTTTGGCAACGCTGAGTTTGGCGGGAGACAGAGTGTCGCCTGAGCAGGCTCGCCAATTAAAAACAGCCTTAACTCAAGCGGAGCATGCATTGTGTACATCGGGGAATTAGCTAAACTTAGTGGCACCAGCGCCAAAGCCATTCGCCATTATGAAAACCTGGGTTTACTGGGTCAAGTCGAGCGGCAAGGCGTTTACCGCATTTATGACTTGCAAGATGTGCAAGTGGTGCAATGGATTAAGCAGGCACAAAGCTTGGGTTTTCGTTTGAACGAGCTTGTTGCTGCATTTCAAAAAGACGCCGATGGTCAGTTGAATTGGCAAGAAATGAATCGGCAAATTGAGTTCAAGCGTAGTGCAATTTGCCAAGAAATTGCGCATCTACAAAGTTTAGAAGCACGTTTAACTGCGATGCATATTGAAATCGATGAATGTATCAGCGGCGCGCCTTTGGCTGCCGAACCTACCCCAGATCAAGCCAAGTTTTATGCTTTTTGTGCTGAAGCGCAAAGCACTTGACTCTGTCCTTAGGGGCAGACTTAGGCTAATGCTTTTCTTTGCGGGAGAGCATGATGAGCAAAAAAGTGTTGGTGATTTTGGGGCATTCTTTAGATGATAGTTTTTGCGCTGCACTGAGTGCGCAGTATGCGGTGAGCGCAGCGGCGGCAGGACATCAGGTTCAGATTTTGAAGTTGGGTGACTTGCAGTTCGATCCAATTTTGCATCAAGGGTATCGGCAGATTCAGCCTTTGGAAGTCGATTTGGTGCAGGCACAAGCGCAAATTGAATGGGCTGAGCATATCGCCTTGGTTTACCCGATCTGGTGGGGCGCTGCACCCGCGCTATTGAAGGGTTTTATTGATCGCGTTTTTGTGCCGGGATTTGCGTTCAAATATCAAGAAAACTCCAGTTTCCAAGTCAAATTACTCAAGGGGCGCAGTGCGCATTTGCTAGTGACGATGGATACGCCGCCGTGGTACTACCGCTGGGTGTATCGTTTGTCGGTCTTGCGGCAAATGCGTGTAACGACCTTGGAATTTTGTGGCATTCAAGTGAAGAAAACGGCTATTTTTGGTCCTGTAATCAGTGCGAAGCCCGAACAAAGATCGGCTTGGCTTGCTCAAGCTTGTGCTTTGGCGACACGGATTTAAGTTTTCTAAGTTGATCAGCAAATTTTGAGCGAAAATTTTTGCCACTGAGCCGCCCATTGACCGAGCTAGGCGGTAAACTGCGACTCCGTTTGAATGGGTGTTGGAACAAATCATGTGGATTGAAACGCGTGGCCGTGGGCCGGATTTGGTGCTGCTGCACGGTTGGGCGATGAACAGTACAGTCTGGAATTCAATTGTCGATGAATTGGCGCAGCATTATTGCGTGCATTTGGTCGATTTGCCGGGGCACGGCGCGTCACCTGCCACATCTTCGCTGAGTTTGCAGATGATGGTCGATGCGGTCGATGCGGCGTTTCCGTGGCCGGTGCAAATTATCGGATGGTCTTTGGGCGGCGCGGTGGCTGCACAGTGGGCGATTCAGCAACAGGAAAAAGTAAAGTCATTGACTTTGGTCGCTTCCAGCCCGTGTTTTATGCAGCGGGAAGATTGGCGCGCCGCGATGCCAGCGACGGTATTGGCGCAATTTGCCGAAGCATTGCAGTCCGATTGGCAGGGTACTTTAAAGCGTTTTATTAGTTTGCAAGCGATGGGTGATGCGAGCGCGAGAGCGGTGACCAAGGAATTACTCGCCGATTTATTCAAGCACGGCGAGCCGAGTATTGCCTCTTTGGCCGAAGGGTTAGCGATTCTGCGCGATACCGATTTGCGCGAGCAAATGAGTCAGATCTCGTGCCCAGTTTTA contains these protein-coding regions:
- the bioH gene encoding pimeloyl-ACP methyl ester esterase BioH → MWIETRGRGPDLVLLHGWAMNSTVWNSIVDELAQHYCVHLVDLPGHGASPATSSLSLQMMVDAVDAAFPWPVQIIGWSLGGAVAAQWAIQQQEKVKSLTLVASSPCFMQREDWRAAMPATVLAQFAEALQSDWQGTLKRFISLQAMGDASARAVTKELLADLFKHGEPSIASLAEGLAILRDTDLREQMSQISCPVLLQYGDRDTLTPLPAGHWLKSQLSDAKLIVHQGAAHAPFLSHRDEFLAAQLDFLANN
- a CDS encoding NAD(P)H-dependent oxidoreductase — encoded protein: MMSKKVLVILGHSLDDSFCAALSAQYAVSAAAAGHQVQILKLGDLQFDPILHQGYRQIQPLEVDLVQAQAQIEWAEHIALVYPIWWGAAPALLKGFIDRVFVPGFAFKYQENSSFQVKLLKGRSAHLLVTMDTPPWYYRWVYRLSVLRQMRVTTLEFCGIQVKKTAIFGPVISAKPEQRSAWLAQACALATRI